A portion of the Scylla paramamosain isolate STU-SP2022 chromosome 2, ASM3559412v1, whole genome shotgun sequence genome contains these proteins:
- the LOC135106497 gene encoding gastrula zinc finger protein XlCGF8.2DB-like has protein sequence MASTEGRGAAHRGGKSNAGNARDKNHIRCTCSWNNKRYKDAHAQKIYNCKICSHSFAYNTSLRPHMLIHSGQKPHWCSICGKKFRQKSNLTTHMCTHSGEKPYECYICHKVFARLNHLQRHIQTHTGEKPHTCSFCWKQFTKKCGLSNHMSLQHPREASLECSLCGNKFRTQDQLMDHFKPRRDSSGGPVICSICGKKLCQEKFLPAHMVSHTSEKRPISCSQCGKEFAYMRSLRDHMYIHTGQRPFKCHYCGKIFTHRGSCKKHEATHFNERPFTCSQCGNSFTRKSHLQSHMLIHTDERPVQCSMCHKKYRVKSSLSRHMKVHLQEKRHSCPKCCCKFRFKNALRTHMLEHRTQEESSKKTRRGRRTAAAAAAMANVASVLENNECEG, from the coding sequence ATGGCGAGCACTGAGGGGAGAGGTGCAGcacacagaggaggaaaaagcaacGCAGGAAATGCCAGAGATAAGAATCATATTCGTTGTACTTGTTCATGGAATAATAAGAGATATAAGGATGCACATgctcaaaaaatatataactgtaAAATCTGCAGCCATTCCTTTGCTTACAACACATCTCTGCGACCTCATATGCTGATTCACTCTGGGCAGAAACCACACTGGTGCTCCATCTGTGGTAAAAAATTCAGACAGAAGAGCAATCTCACAACACACATGTGCACCCACTCCGGGGAGAAACCATACGAGTGTTACATATGCCACAAAGTATTTGCCAGACTGAACCATCTGCAGCGGCACATCCAGACCCACACAGGTGAAAAACCCCACACTTGCTCCTTCTGCTGGAAACAGTTCACCAAGAAGTGTGGACTCTCCAACCACATGAGCCTCCAGCACCCAAGGGAGGCGTCGCTTGAGTGTTCCCTGTGTGGCAATAAGTTCAGGACTCAGGACCAGCTGATGGATCATTTCAAGCCCAGGCGTGACTCCAGTGGTGGCCCTGTCATCTGTTCCATTTGTGGGAAGAAACTATGTCAAGAGAAGTTCCTCCCAGCTCACATGGTTTCACATACCTCAGAGAAGCGGCCTATTTCATGTTCTCAGTGTGGGAAGGAATTTGCATACATGAGGTCGCTCAGAGATcacatgtacatacacacaGGACAAAGGCCCTTTAAGTGTCACTACTGTGGGAAGATATTCACTCATAGAGGGTCTTGTAAGAAACATGAAGCTACTCACTTTAATGAACGGCCTTTCACGTGTTCCCAGTGTGGCAACAGTTTTACCCGCAAGTCTCATCTCCAGTCCCACATGCTGATCCACACAGATGAGCGGCCCGTGCAGTGTTCCATGTGTCACAAAAAGTACAGGGTGAAAAGCTCACTCAGCAGGCACATGAAGGTACACCTCCAGGAAAAACGTCACAGTTGTCCCAAGTGCTGTTGTAAATTTCGGTTTAAAAATGCACTGAGGACCCACATGCTGGAACACCGAACTCAGGAGGAATCAAGCAAAAAGACAAGGCGTGGGCGGCgcacagctgctgctgctgcggctatGGCTAATGTAGCATCTGTACTTGAAAACAATGAATGTGAGGGCTAG